Proteins from a genomic interval of Scomber japonicus isolate fScoJap1 chromosome 10, fScoJap1.pri, whole genome shotgun sequence:
- the LOC128366401 gene encoding zinc finger protein 516-like — protein MNLRDSVEMMETQAVGQKEKLAGDKVNPGNNVEGENDKIPGAFDCNICGRSFPFLSSLSQHMRRHTGARPYKCPYCDHRASQKGNLKVHIRSHKLGTLSSHHSNDDEEGGGEEEEMSVSEGLDGGTSPTKSSSACNRMINGDSAEDSRRKVPVRSMKREKSVTDQRPFCCRLCGYEAHREDQLLSHIEKVHITVDTEEETNVKEEAVAEPDVVQPQNDGTFPCETCGQVFTQAWFLKSHMKKHAGILDHCCRICGRRFREAWFLKSHMKTHNTKSRSRPKLDSAEHPATINDVAQDPEIVSVSITSIYQMCSKCGNLFHNKDSLRAHEKVHSLSSDRKSQNQCRPSDDEDSPAAKRRFLDYLNLQSVEEKNPDEEEEREKKMLGQRIPELDPVCSYQAWQLATKGRVVEPVEPSYKASYGGGSMGEEALAGAAVVFEKESSRYVLQGQEKRSSGRRSSTGLGSHASSGDRTPESLSDSEYRPSSRQDRRRPSQSQASSKSNECFECGKVFRSRHQMIVHQRVHRRDGGRASVGEKERTARNDRWGSTSDPESGSPSRPSTPGYGDSPPASALGDQASEMGTANSGELSDEKPYICSLCDFVTTESQTYLTHVRIQHPAAPGDRPSPIPSPSSSSDRATPSGYPKLKKALLHGMNNSASSPAYLLARSSPLDPSMSPVDLCVRSEGHRGTALQHSLDRKILPNHKCSFCSHSTRYPEVLWMHQTVAHRINSSSSNLAPKWALKNNSKGSRDSSLSSKRRTGPPPVLEGKECPPLPPLMRAQRTRPPNYSSEALKKNRPGGQAAMPSSSGSPSSSLSRGSSSTPGTQTQRVPVRPGSSSSSSSSSSVRHMENQNHPSRVRPKVNIYPRGSSSSSSLEKSTGTLSRSSAPSPSSAPASRMADRYLMPQEGLGFMLSSKHGLAEYSRARGSPHQALPNSHSQGRANATRPSAIIHSSTAGHNYGASQAHGGTLQNSSSSSSLPSEARGDLKQEPIAETPEMPTDILSFLKNYSPHELAALYHRWGTANALLDPTGMLRSLMRQGQYFCHECGKSFSQPSHLRTHMRSHTGERPFCCQLCPYRASQKGNLKTHVQSVHHMPFDNSQYPDTRAMLLSQEEQVVLAAKHPPTSQQQQQ, from the exons ATGAATCTGAGAGACAGTGTGGAGATGATGGAGACGCAGGCAGTAGGTCAGAAGGAGAAGCTAGCTGGAGACAAAGTCAACCCTGGAAACAACGTTGAGGGTGAGAATGACAAAATACCTGGGGCATTTGACTGCAACATTTGTGGACGCAGCTTCCCATTCCTTAGCTCTTTGTCACAGCATATGAGACGCCACACGGGTGCACGCCCTTACAAATGCCCCTACTGTGACCACAGGGCCTCTCAGAAGGGCAACCTTAAAGTCCACATCCGCAGCCACAAACTAGGCACGCTCTCTAGCCATCACTccaatgatgatgaagagggagggggcgaggaggaagagatgagtGTTTCAGAGGGTCTTGATGGAGGCACGAGTCCAACCAAGAGCAGCTCAGCCTGTAACCGGATGATCAATGGTGACAGTGCAGAGGATAGTCGGAGGAAAGTGCCTGTGAGGAGCATGAAACGAGAGAAGTCTGTTACTGACCAGCGGCCTTTCTGTTGCCGTCTTTGTGGCTACGAGGCCCATCGGGAAGACCAGCTCCTCAGCCACATTGAGAAGGTCCACATCACAGtagacacagaggaggagaccAATGTTAAGGAAGAGGCTGTGGCAGAACCTGATGTTGTCCAACCCCAGAATGATGGGACCTTCCCTTGTGAGACATGTGGCCAGGTTTTCACCCAAGCCTGGTTTTTGAAGTCACACATGAAGAAACATGCAGGGATCCTGGACCACTGCTGCCGTATTTGTGGACGAAGGTTCCGCGAAGCTTGGTTTCTCAAAtctcacatgaaaacacacaacaccaAATCCAGATCTCGGCCAAAATTAGATTCAGCTGAGCATCCAGCCACCATCAACGATGTGGCCCAGGATCCTGAAATTGTTTCGGTCTCAATTACATCCATATATCAAATGTGTTCCAAATGTGGGAACCTGTTTCACAACAAAGATAGCCTGAGGGCCCATGAGAAAGTCCACAGTCTCAGCTCTGACAGGAAATCTCAGAACCAATGCAGACCCAGTGATGATGAGGACTCCCCAGCTGCTAAAAGACGTTTCCTTGACTACTTAAACCTCCAGAGTGTTgaggaaaaaaaccctgatgaagaggaggagagggagaaaaagatgCTGGGTCAAAGAATCCCAGAGCTTGATCCAGTTTGCAGCTACCAGGCCTGGCAATTAGCCACTAAGGGAAGAGTTGTGGAGCCTGTTGAGCCTAGTTACAAGGCCTCCTATGGTGGAGGAAGTATGGGGGAGGAGGCCCTTGCTGGAGCAGCTGTAGTTTTTGAGAAGGAGAGCAGCCGTTATGTGCTGCAAGGCCAAGAGAAACGCAGCTCAGGTCGACGTAGCAGCACTGGTTTGGGAAGCCACGCTTCTTCAGGGGACCGGACACCAGAGAGCCTCAGTGACTCTGAGTACCGACCTTCATCTCGCCAGGACCGAAGACGACCATCCCAGTCTCAAGCATCTTCCAAATCTAATGAGTGCTTTGAGTGTGGGAAGGTCTTCCGCAGTCGTCATCAGATGATTGTCCACCAGCGGGTCCACAGGAGGGATGGAGGCAGGGCATCTgtgggagagaaggaaagaactGCAAGAAATGACAGATGGGGCTCCACCAGTGATCCAGAATCAGGCTCACCAAGCCGGCCAAGCACCCCGGGGTATGGAGATTCTCCACCAGCCTCTGCCCTTGGGGATCAGGCCTCCGAAATGGGTACCGCAAATTCAGGAGAGCTGTCAG ATGAGAAGCCTTACATCTGCAGCCTGTGTGACTTTGTTACCACCGAGTCACAGACCTATCTTACTCATGTTCGTATCCAACACCCGGCTGCACCTGGAGACAGACCCAGCCCCATTCCCAGCCCTAGCTCCAGCTCCGACAGAGCCACCCCCAGTGGTTACCCCAAGTTAAAGAAAGCCCTTCTTCATGGGATGAACAACTCTGCATCTTCTCCTGCTTACCTTTTAGCTCGATCCTCACCACTTGATCCCAGCATGTCCCCTGTGGATCTATGTGTGAGGTCTGAGGGCCACAGGGGCACAGCCTTACAGCATAGCCTGGACAGGAAGATCCTCCCCAACCACAAGTGCTCCTTCTGCTCCCACTCCACTCGCTACCCTGAAGTGTTGTGGATGCACCAGACTGTGGCTCACCGTATCAACAGTAGTAGCTCCAATCTGGCTCCTAAATGGGCCCTAAAAAACAACTCCAAGGGCTCAAGGGACAGCTCGTTATCCTCTAAGAGACGCACTGGTCCACCGCCAGTCCTGGAGGGGAAGGAGTGTCCACCGCTGCCACCACTGATGCGTGCCCAACGTACGCGCCCCCCAAACTATTCCAGTGAGGCACTAAAGAAGAACAGGCCAGGCGGTCAAGCAGCTATGCCATCATCATCTGGTTCCCCCTCTTCGTCGCTCTCAAGAGGTTCCTCATCCACCCCAGGCACCCAAACTCAGAGAGTCCCTGTACggccaggcagcagcagcagcagtagcagcagcagcagtgtcagACACATGGAGAACCAGAATCATCCTTCTCGTGTCAGACCCAAAGTAAATATTTACCCTCGGGGAAGCTCATCCTCCAGCTCCTTAGAGAAGAGCACTGGCACCCTCTCACGTTCTTCAGCCCCAAGCCCTAGTTCTGCTCCAGCTTCCAGGATGGCAGACCGCTACTTGATGCCTCAGGAGGGCCTGGGCTTCATGCTGTCCAGCAAACATGGCCTAGCGGAGTACAGCCGAGCCAGGGGCTCCCCTCATCAGGCACTTCCCAACTCCCACAGCCAGGGCCGGGCTAATGCTACGAGGCCTAGTGCCATCATTCATAGCTCCACAGCAGGACACAACTACGGAGCTTCCCAGGCACATGGAGGCACTCTGCAgaattcctcctcctcctcttctttgccTTCAGAAGCTCGTGGAGATTTGAAGCAGGAGCCAATCGCTGAGACACCGGAAATGCCAACTGACATCCTCAGTTTCCTCAAAAACTACAGCCCCCATGAACTGGCTGCCCTCTACCACCGCTGGGGTACAGCCAATGCCCTGTTGGATCCCACTG GGATGCTGAGGTCTCTCATGCGGCAAGGGCAGTATTTCTGTCATGAGTGTGGAAAGAGTTTCAGTCAGCCCAGCCACCTGCGCACTCATATGAGGTCTCATACAG GGGAGAGGCCATTCTGCTGCCAGCTCTGCCCATACCGAGCCTCTCAGAAAGGGAACCTAAAGACGCACGTCCAGAGTGTCCACCATATGCCTTTTGACAACAGCCAGTACCCAGACACAAGGGCCATGCTACTGAGCCAGGAGGAGCAAGTAGTGCTGGCTGCCAAACACCCAccaacatcacaacaacagcaacagtag